Part of the Impatiens glandulifera chromosome 8, dImpGla2.1, whole genome shotgun sequence genome is shown below.
GGATAACGCCAGTCGAGAGTAGCAGCAGCAGCTAGAGAGAAATGGCTTCCACCGACTTTTTCCGATAAGTCTTGTGAAGTGTAACTGTAAAAGTTGCAGAaggatatataataataataaaatttattaaacaatattataattagaattaagtcaaatataatataattgattacATATTAGAATTTGAGTTAAactaacttatattattaaattattaatatatataattaataaaatatttattttatctaaataaaaatcttaataatatattaaaaaatataaatgattgacTAGTATTTGAAAGtttttataaactattattaagatttattgGGGATAGGAATCTATGGGCAGTTATTAAAAAGTTTGGATTGATACGACAGACGTGACACACCTAAATATTTAGGTTaacatctcaattattttttatgaactaTATGATTAGAAAAAAATCGTTGAACTTTTAATGATCGTAGTTGTTCAATTCGTAtaattcataatactattattataacgCTTTCTGAAATCCATTTAGAAAACTAATAGAGTCTGCCGagagagttaatcgttcttctcgacTATTTACGAGTTCAGAACtcgataatttattaagtacagttttttttatttttttttttcattttatatgttttgttgttgtgcttaaattattttatttttattttatatatacttgagtttttttaaaaaaatatatatatatgataattataaatatatatatttttttatttcacatcattattaactttttaaacaaaatcaaacttcccaaaatttaatatttatctctAACCATAATACATTAAATCtaactataattaaattttaatattatacgGTCGAAACATTTACCGAAATTATGGTATACCGTCAATTTAATATGatctatatatattacttatatcgtatcaaatttttaataagatttttctataccgaaattttcgatataatatacataatggATACAAAAATATCGAAATATCGAACCGACTCTTTCCTAGTTacaactataataaaaaaaatagttgaatttattgggaaatttgaacaaatgaccctaaaaacaGGGTGAATTGCTTTTGGTGAgagtgaataaattaaatagcgtTGGTGATCCCCTTTTCTTTCTGACGAAAATGTCCAtattgcgtcacgcatcctcaggttgcgtgacacaattttttatttttttatttttcaaaaaattttaattatgaaattttttggacgaaaatgtccaatcgcgtcacgcaacccagtccagttgcgtcacgcaatcgcgagacgaaaaaaaaaatttgaaaaaaaaaatccgaTTGCATCACGAaactggagttgcgttacgcaagggtacaattgtcattaaaaaaagaagatcTTCAACGCTATTTAAATTTCCTCATTTTAccctatttttagggtcatctGCCCAAATTCCTCAATTGTAACAAGTGaaagtaaaaaatgattttgtagtataagaaaaaaaaaatgaataatctaaaaatgcaaaaaaaacaaaagaataatgaatgaatgaaaaaacTTAAAACAATAGCAATAATTTATGAACTTATAGAATGAAGGAGAAGTTATATGCATTCCATCTAGTCTCCATTGATCCATCTCCTTAATGAATTTCTAGGTACTCCAATGGGGAACTGCTGTAGATCTCCGGCAGCAGTATCCAGTAAAGATGTCAATCCGTCAAACTTTTCCGGCCATAGCGACAGCCGGAAGGACTGGTCAGATAACAAGAAGACGATCACCGTACTGACAGACGTTTCGAATGAGAAAATCGAAGATAAGTATTTGATAGATAAAGAACTCGGTCGAGGAGAATTCGGAATCACATATCTCTGTATCGAACGTAACACAAGAGAGCTTCTAGCTTGCAAGTCGATTTCGAAGCAGAAGCTTCTGACAGCGGTTGATGTGGAAGATGTGCGAAGAGAGGTCGCGATTATGAGACATTTACCGAAGAGTTCGAGTGTTGTTTTCTTGAAGGAAGCATGCGAAGATGATGATTCTGTTCATTTAGTGATGGAATTATGTGAGGGAGGAGAGTTGTATGATCGGATTGTGGCGCGAGGATATTATACAGAGCGTGCTGCTGCGAATGTTACTCGAACAATTATAGAAGTTGTACAGCTTTGTCATAAACATGGAGTGATTCATAGAGATTTGAAACCTGAGAACTTTTTGTATGTGAATAATAAGGAAGATTCTCCTCTGAAAGCTATTGATTTTGGTTTATCGATCTTTTTCAAGCCAGGTTAGGTTTTGAATCATTCTTTAGATTGTATTGTCATACTTCTGTAAATTTCATACAAATTGCTAGGTTTTTGTAGGTGAAAAGTTCTCGGAGACTGTTGGAAGTCCATACTACATGGCTCCTGAGGTTCTCAATTGCAACTATGGACCAGAGATTGATATATGGAGTGCAGGAGTTATCCTCTATATATTATTGTGTGGTGTTCCTCCATTTTGGGCTGGTAATAAGAATGATTATACGTAATCTCCATGATTTGATTCATAGATTAGTTATATATGTTTCTTACAATCTGTTGTAATCTAATTTATGTTGTATTGCAGAGTCTGAACAAGGAGTTGCTGATGCGATTCTGCGTGGACTAATAGATTTCAGTAGAGAACCGTGGAAGAACATTTCATTGAGTGCCAAGAGTCTTGTTCGTCAAATGTTGGAACCTGACCCGAATCTTCGACTCACAGCAAAACAGGTCCTTAGTAAGTCTAGATTCTTGTTGTGCTGTCATTTGTCTGAGAGATGTATTCATCAGTCAGGATATTGTCGATCTCTGtagttcttgttcttgttcttgttcttgtgTAATGCCCTGATACTTATACATATTCTTGATCTCAAAGTGATTTTAGCTATACATAAGAATTGACATGATCATAGATCATCAAGGCAAGAAAATAGTACAATGCTGATTCTTTTCTATTAACAGGGCACCCTTGGCTTCAAAACACTAAGAAAGCTCCAAACAGTAAAAGACTCGAGCAGTTATCGAGGATGAATAAATTCAAGAGAAAAACCTCGAGGGTGGGTTTTGTTGCTTGTTTATTCTCTCCTATtcatttaatctcttatttcaCACTATACCAAAAGAATTATCTGTCACATTGATTATGTGTAGGTTATAGCTGATTTATTATCAGATGAAGAGCTTGATGATATTAGTCATATGTTCACAAATATAGATGCTGACAAAGATGGTATTGTTTCAATTGAAGAATTAAAAGGCGGTCTTCGAAAATTTTGTTCACATCTTGAAGAATCTGAAGTTCTGATGCTTATAGAGGCTGTAAGCTTATTCTAAACATCAATTtgtcaaatttgttttatatctAAATGGAACCAAAATTGCTTTTTGATAATAGGTGAATGTCAATGAGAAAAGGGTCATTGACTTTAGCGAGTTCATAGCGATTTTGTATCATCTACGAGAGATGGCCAACGGCGAGTATTTTCTCAAGGCTTTATCTGATTTTGATTGAGCCTCACGAGCTTAGAGATGCTTCCATTCAAATTGTTCAAGAGGTAAAATtgtatcttcttcttttcctaATGTTTTTACCATTTAGCAATGAAAAGAAAGTGAAACTGATAAACTGTAAATGCCAAATAACATGTCCTTGGgtaagaaaagaaataaaagtcCTTATTTTCATTGAAGGACAGTTTCTTATTAATAGGACACTTAATAGTTTGTGAAAGAGTAGAATAAAGGTGATTGGCAGGCTGATGAAAGGTCTGTAGACCAAGAAAAGGATGACATTGATTCACATTGTTTTGACACTTCATTTTCCATTTTCTTCTGCCTCTTTGAAACTTGTGACTCTTCTTCTAAAAATCTCATCTTGCTATTTTCGGTTTCTGACTCGGATTTGTCGCTTAGAAATGGAAATGACATCGAGGAACAGGCCTTGATCGAGGGTCGTCCTTTGATTCTGTCTAGGaatcttccttgggcttcaatcTTCCGGTTTAGGCTTCTTTGAACCTTACCAAGAATTCTCAATGATTTCAGTCAGTCATTGACATTTTCGTAATAAACACAATAGAAATCGATAATGGATACCCACCACAGTTTGATCATTCATATGCAGTTGAACTTGTTTGTATAATTGTAATGTTTCATTAAGTTGAGCACCTCTtcatagaaaaacaaaattaaaaacatttaataaaatcaaCTTTCAAAAGTGCAATATTATCAATGTATCGTAAAAATTCGAAGTGATTTTATTGTCATTTGGTTtgaaatatgtttttgacaaaaCGAAAAAGCTATCGAGAAATCGTCAGTACTCACGATGTGGTGCTGAAGTTGGGTAGTATTTCTGAAACACAACGCTTCTCATATTTGTCCCCTGTGTTTAAGCAAGACATTAATAACACGACACAATTACGGGAACAAAACAAGGGTTTAATTACTACCGTTGGAAGATTCTGGAATGAATTTCGACATCCTGTATTTCTGTAAATAggaagaaataattaatttcagttgaaaaaacaaagaaaattgtataaatattgaGAATTATTTAACCTGTAAGTGGCTTTTAACATGGAAAATAGTAAGTCCTTGTATCTCCATAGCTTTAAGGATTCCTTTAGGTGTTGCCCCTGCCATTTGCTCACATGAATCGAATATATATCTACACAATATTCAtgaatttcttataattatgaTTCATATAATTCTTCtttttttgatgaagaaattaattaaacttactATCAGGACCACCAAGTTTGTTGACAGCAATCTCAAACAGATGATGGAGTTCATCAGTCCATTTCAGCCTTTCTTTAATCGAACCCATGAAGAGATTTGATTCTGAGGTTATGAATATGGTGATGGGTATTATGATCTTTTATAGATAGGAAGAAGATCATGATATTGCTAACTAGCTATGGAAATGGctgcaaatattttaaatgtttttggataaaactatGTAAAGACATGCACGTTGAGTTTGAAAGCAGCAGcaacaacaatatttttttgggattttgtGTTTGTCTTCCTTGGTCAGATCGACCGGTGAAAAATTCTATGATGTTTTTTTAGTATGTTTCTGTCAAGATATTAAGATTATCAAGATAGGGACACATCACCTCTTTGACCCTCAATCTCTATTTTTTAACcagtcttatttttttttggaagggTTAGCAATTTACATTCTTAGTTGTCATTTCGCTTCAAAATATCATCATTTTGAACTTTGTTTTCATCATTTTAATTGTTGGTgtgcttaaataatttttatattattttgcaaaatatttaatatattttcatacatcatttaaattattagctaaattatcattttttttcttattttacattttataatattttaaagagaaatgattgagagaaggaatttagtgagggaataaGAGAGGGAATGATATGATTggcttaaaaaattaaataatttctctctcttctctatTTCCTCTTATTTTACCTTTTTCCAACAAtgaggtgatgccaagtcattcacTCTCTCTATTACTCtcctctattttaaatattaataataattattttaatatttaacttaaataaccAATTTCTTACATTAAACAAAAAGAATTCCAAATGTTAATTATGATAGACTAATCAAAATGTGAAGTGTATCCAAAACTCAAGCTTTTCCAAATAACTAAACTACATGGTTATTCCAATAAAGCTAGAACAAGCTCATCCAACAATTCACCCATATCAAACATCTTATTATTGTGTAGGTGTTTGTTCTTCGTTGTAACTTTCAAGTAGATTCAATGAAGTTTAATAACGACTAAGCAAACTTGTAATGCATGTCGAGTTAATGATTGCATTGTCATTATCTTCCATGTGTAAATTCTCTATTTTCAAAGACAAATTATGTTCATGTCTACAAAGTCATACTAGTTTTCTACGTTAAAAATAAATTGCTTCGTATTCTTTAAAAAAGATGAGACTGaagtcaaatttatatttaagtaaataaCATAATCCAACCTATATATGATTAAACCAAACTAAATTTCTAGTCATCTTATTAAGCAACACTCagaatcaagaactcaaaatagAGGGATTTAACAATTCTCATTCATAaaccactagtaaaaaaactctatagcgattggtttatCGATCGCTATTAATCTCCATAACAATCGTCATCTTATTAAGCAACACTCagaatcaagaactcaaaatagAGGGATTTAACAATTCTCATTCATAaaccactagtaaaaaaactctatagcgattggtttatCAATCGCTATTAATCTCCGTAACAATCGCCATCTTATTAAGCAACACTCagaatcaagaactcaaaatagAGGGATTTAACAATTCTCATTCATAaaccactagtaaaaaaactctatagcgattggtttatCGATCGCTATTAATCTCCATAACAATCGCCATAGAATAATTCAGTACTTATAATTGAAATGAACACCAATTCATATATTCATTTTGATAATCCATTTAATATAGTGTCAAAAATCTAGTTACAATGTATCTCGAACTTGCTttgctatatgtagaaatgacacagttaaggacatgtttgataaTCGGCCaaagaacaaaaatataagACCAAAAGAATTTtctaaactaataattattaaatataagagTTCAAAAATCACGAATTCAATTAtcaattattgtttaaatttataggGTCAtctgtataataaatatttgtgtaaatgtcatatttaatataagccaaaataatgggatctaatataatattaaatttatggcTGTATTTGTCATGATTATAAAAtaaggatacctaagtgacatttctaattttttgaagagaataaattataaatgattaaattataataactaacttaatgttggttatttacAACGGTAATGATCTCCATTTGAAGAGAGAAAAACTATTGAAGTACTTATTAAATTGGAAGAACCATTACATCTAATTAAAGTctaaagaaagaagaaattataatttgaattaggATGTAACTAAGATAATTTTAAGAGTcattctaatttaatatatatatatatatatatatatatttatttatgaagaatatatatattttagatttaaaagtttaaacaaggaatatatatatatacatatatatatatatatattttcaagattcatatataatttaagattaAGTTCTTGATAATGAAAACTAacaataaattaagatatttttgaattattaatcaattatcatTAAGACATtaagatataatttatatatatatatatatatatatattatattatattatatattatgggATAATTAAagattacaattttaaattaataaattaggaaaatatttgattgtattctttgattaaaaattaaaaaagattaaaatttttaataaatttagaatgAATGAAAGAGAAATTTAAATTCTCAATGTATTGAGCTTAGGGTGGGTCgatacggtataccttaatatttttttcataccttataccttacctaaaatttcggtatgcaaaaaatacatacatttaccttacattgattttggtataccttgtttcgatataccttaatttcggtatacaaaaaattcatacatttatcttaccttaatttcggtataccttattttcggtacaatatcggtattatacctttgatacctaaaaaatatattaattttaaaaaaaatcaatcccatcggtaaggtagagattgcatatattgaataatatttcagtataattatattttgatattattcaaaaattatatttctataattaaattaatttcaaatctatttaattatttccttataaatattatatatatatatatatttttatatatattaacttataaatactatttcggtatatctcgatataccaaaattttaaaaatctcatatttttaccgtaccaataattatGGTATCGGTATCATGCCTTacctttttttcggtataccttaaaagtcgatattttcgatatattacagtacggtattttcgatatagTTTTAATACTGGTAATTTTCCCCACCACCCTAAGGTTATAAGAATTTTTTGAAAGTTAGTCAAATAAATcttgaagatttattatttaattaatgtaggatattacaaattttaaatttaagaattaagatTGGGCctttagtataattttattttttttataataaaataaattacatattttcttgataaatgatatattattgattttggttatatatgataatatgaaatttaaattcaaattaatgatattattgttcattatttggattgtattgattaatacaaataattaccaaagtgacaatgtttgttgaaattgattcaaattttgtttgaatgatagtattgtgtaattcatgtgattatattatttggcccaaaaactaataatattaattaacgaaattgcataaatatttatgatggtaaacatgtaataattataaagttttatttatgtgaataattaatccatataaatatagattgattatttgacatgtcttattattaatgtttgattattataccAAAATACTATTATCAATTAATACTAGCATTtttcccgtgcatttgcacgagtattaatataaaaatcgtgaaaaaaaattacggataacattttttattttatttttaaccgttttaagtttatgggtgggtcaacccacaatccgacccaagtatctatttactcaacacctatatagattagttagttaaaaagttgaacttatattaatattaaaacgtcccgcgtttatcaaatttggtgttgaatttaaaatataaagtcattgtagcctagttggttaaagagttgtacttgttttgttaggttgcaagttcgaaacatacctctagcatttttaattttatttttaaccgttttaaatttaaaaacgggtcaacccacaatccgacccaagtatccaaattaaccacaactctcgacccgccaatccgga
Proteins encoded:
- the LOC124912174 gene encoding calcium-dependent protein kinase 13-like; translation: MGNCCRSPAAVSSKDVNPSNFSGHSDSRKDWSDNKKTITVLTDVSNEKIEDKYLIDKELGRGEFGITYLCIERNTRELLACKSISKQKLLTAVDVEDVRREVAIMRHLPKSSSVVFLKEACEDDDSVHLVMELCEGGELYDRIVARGYYTERAAANVTRTIIEVVQLCHKHGVIHRDLKPENFLYVNNKEDSPLKAIDFGLSIFFKPGEKFSETVGSPYYMAPEVLNCNYGPEIDIWSAGVILYILLCGVPPFWAESEQGVADAILRGLIDFSREPWKNISLSAKSLVRQMLEPDPNLRLTAKQVLRHPWLQNTKKAPNSKRLEQLSRMNKFKRKTSRVIADLLSDEELDDISHMFTNIDADKDGIVSIEELKGGLRKFCSHLEESEVLMLIEAVSLF